The window TCCACCTTGAGGCTCATCTTCTGATgtcatatccttttgcctttcatactgttgatGAGGTTCTTGTGACACTACTATTGGAATTTTTGCATTCCCTACCCCAGTGGACCACTtgtctgtcagaactctcctctatgacccatccttcttaggtggccctgcacagcatggctcatagcttcattcaATTTTGCAAGTCCCTTCACCACTACAAGGCTGTGAGCCATGAAGAAAATGTCATTGTTAGGAGAAATCAATTCATTTGATTCCAAATTTTGTTTTACTGTATGTATATCACATCCTTTCAGAAACAAGGTCCTCTATAAAGTGACAGAATCATTTCAGGCATTTtataattattctcatttttactaAATCAAAACAAAGTAATATAATCTGTGTGCAGAAGAAATTCACTTATAGCCTCATTATGTTATCCCATAATGAGATtgcaaataataaatttaatcaaatggGGTTGTTCTCTAACaacttaggctttttttttttttttcaacttaggCTTTTTAACATGCAATTAAAAAGGTAATACCAGTTTCCTGATAAAGGAAGAAGTCTTTGGAGTTGCCTATGTTATTGCTTGAAATATAGGGccaggtaggaaaaaaaaacatatatatatggcagcagaaaatgtttaaaagttttagaaatgaaTGTGAATGGAGAGCAAAGAGAGCTATTTGATTTTGTAAAGCAATACATAACTTCCTCTCTGTTTATAGTGCCTTAGtacaagagggggaaaaaaatatggGAGTTGTGAAAGCAGCTAAAACATTATTAATGTTTAGGCTTTTCCATAAACTGGACAGAATTTTTCCTTTAGATGCATAGTTTAGTAGTATTCATTAATTGGAAATTTAACAGCCAAAGAAAAATATGGCCAattgaaatgataataaaatCATACACAGTGTCAGGAAAATATATGATATCTGGCaccaaagattttaaaattagcaagaaaataaagtagaaaaggagaaaaacagagtttaccttcttaaaattcaacagtctAGATTATAATAATTAAGATGATATTCTCTTGATTAGGACTAATTTTCACTAGTCACattaatgattcagttcagttcagttgctcagtcatgtctttgcaatcccatggactgcagcactccaggcctccctgtccatcaccaactcctggagcctgctctaactcatgtccattgagtcagtgatgccatccattaaTGATTACCTATAGTTAAAAATTTAACTATACACATTTAACAATTCACATTTTGGGCATACTTTACTTGATAGCCAGAATAATGTCTATTTGTTGTTCTGGGCTATAAGAACACAGAATGAATTGAGACCACTTGGTTCAAAAATCCCTGCCACCAACATCATGTGTGACTGTGGGAATATTACTTTTAAATCTGCCATCAGTGAAagggggttttatagtttctcacATCTAAGGTTTACTGTGAAGCTTGATGAGTCAATAGATATGAAGCACAAGGCAAAATTGTTCAGAATACcattataattatctcaatagtgTTATTTTTCTGTGCAATTGACTCATATTCtcatatttttagtatatttagaaGGAACATAGACTAATTTGATCAATTTAACTTTCAAACATGTTGATAAACTGTATCTCACCTTGACATATTTAACTCCAAGCACATGAAAACTCATCCTTAACTTTCAAAACTTTTGTTGTGGAATTTTTCCTTTATCATCACCAGAAGTTATATAGAACACAATCAAtgaatttttcttaattataaattACTGGGAAAGATATTCCAGTTTCCAAAAACAATAGGTCAGTTGTTCATTATATGTGTTTTTGTGTCAGTGCTGAATCCTAACTGCTAATGCTACATGTTAATACTAATCATAAACCTAATGCTAATTATTCATCATCTTAAATGaaagttaattttcaaaaaataaaaataattctttaacaGTGAATGCCTCTTGTATGGGATGATCCTTTCACATCTGGGTTTGAGAGAGTAATTTCCATTGCCCACTTTACTTCCTCTATTCAATTTTGTCTGCAATATAGATGAACTGACACCATGAAAACACTTACAGACATTGACTTGCATCCCAAATGGTAAATTACTTATATTTGTGAGTAAAAGTCAGACACACACTATGAACAGCCAGTCCTGAGATGTTTTGAAGTTGGTGCTGATAATTGTAACAATAAAGATACACTGAATAAGGATAGCATCCAAGGTAGTATTTTCACACACAgagatgcacacacatatgcaacaGACCAGGTTATGTTTAACTACCATATATCATGCTGTGCATCCTTAAGTGTGGTTATGTGTATCACTGTTGTATGATAGCATCTGCTGATGTCATCTTGTCCAATGATTTAAAGAATTAttgatttaaaagaattttacttAAAACCCTTCTAGAATAGACTAGTTGCTAAGTATCAGTAGCAAagtaatatgaagaaaaatatgttaaatgttttcttccaaCTTTTAGAAATCTACTTCTTAACAATCAATCTGTATGCTGTGTTAATTCCTTGTAAACatcatggttttattttaaagattctaGGTCACAGCAGTGCCCTCATGGGATCAATGGAAGAGTACAACACATCCTCTACAGACTTGACTTTCATGGGGCTGTTTAATAGAAAGGAAACATCAGGCCTGCTTTTTGCCATCATCTCTATTATCTTTTTTACTGCATTGATGGCCAACGGGGTCATGATATTTCTGATCCACACTGATTcgcacctccacacccccatgtacttcctACTTAGCCACCTCTCCTTCATTGACATGATGTACATTTCTACCATTGTGCCCAAGATGTTGGTAGATTACCTGCTGGATCAAAGGACCATCACCTTTGTGGGATGCACAGCTCAACACTTCCTCTACCTCACCCTTGTGGGAGCTGAGTTCTTCCTGTTGGGTctcatggcctatgaccgctacgtGGCCATCTGTAACCCGCTCCGCTATCCAATCCTAATGAGCCGCCGTGTTTGCTGGATGATTATAGCAGGTTCCTGGTTTGGGGGCTCTTTAGATGGCTTTCTTCTAACTCCCATAACCATGAGTTTCCCCTTCTGCAACTCTCGGGAGATTAACCATTTCTTCTGTGAGGCACCTGCAGTCCTGAAATTGGCTTGTGCAGACACAGCTCTCTATGAGACAGTGATGTATGTGTGTTGTGTCTTGATGTTACTGATTCCTTTCTCTGTGGTGATTGCCTCCTATGCTCAAATCCTGACCACAGTCCACCGCATGAGCTcagtggaagggagaaagaaggcaTTTGCCACCTGTTCATCTCACATGACAGTGGTGACCTTGTTCTATGGGGCTGCCATGTACACTTACATGCTGCCACACTCTTACCACCGGCCAGAACAAGACAAAGTCTTCTCTGTGTTCTACACCATCCTCACACCCATGCTTAATCCACTCATCTACAGTTTGAGAAACAAAGATGTAACTGGAGCTATGAAGAGGGTACTGGACAGGTTCAAGCGTACACAGAGAGTGTCAGGGGATGCTTTTTGACACTTGGCTCCTTCCTATGCAAATGGTGAATGGGAGCCTCTTTGACCAATGTGGCCATGCTCAGTGAAAGATTAAACTGGAGGATAGGTTCAAATGTGAGGGgaaaaatcattataaaaagTGTGTCTTCTTGGTCTCCTTTCCttcatcttcctttcctcctgccttattCATATGTATTCAAGATAAATGCTCAGTGATTTCCAGAAACACAAACTAAAATTTCATACTCAGCAATTTTACCTTTTGGAGGTAAAATAAATTGCATGTGACTTTAGATAGCATGAAGTATGTTAAGGAGTACAAGACAGAAGATGGCACTACAAACATACATGATTCTAGTGTATAGACAGAGCTCACCATCTAAGGATaagagaaatctttttttttttctaggtttaTATTAATATTCTGACCCAGCCATTTAGGAAGACAGATAGATAGCTAATTGTACGTCCCAAGATGTAAGATGATAAGAAAAGTCACAGCATATTTTCTCAAGAAGCCATTATACTTGCTAAAATCAttaggtgatttttttaaattttatgtagaaATAACGtatttaacttttgcttgttttcaACACATTATCAAGAACTATTTGTGAGAGAAACTAAAATTGGTGGATGAGAGCaaatgacattgtacagagaaGACAGTGTGACAAGACTGTTTTCCTGAAAGCATTTCTAAGATGTTGGAGAAACATACAGGGGTACAAGTTGGAAAGATTCTAAAAGAATTTTTCAAATATGTCACAAATTAAGACATGTGACATTTTATCTTATCAAGATTAAGCATGTCAGTCATATAATAGAAGTTAGCTCATAGTTCATATCCATAGCCCCACTGAACCAGGAATTGAGAAAGAAGGCATGTGGCAAATCATGTTCACATCCTATATGACTCTACAAAGTAGTCACTCAAGGATAAAAGGGGCGACTTTATTAAATTCCTCATGTTTATTATCATATTGGTAAATCTGTCCAAAACTTAACAACTTAAATGTCTTGTCAGATTCATCAACCTCATAATAAATGAAGCACTCATTATGAGTTCTAATTTACTGATGAAAAATAGGGGTCAAGGAATTCTTTAGAGTAACATTTTTTtacctgttttaaaaatagatttatttttaagaacagttttagtttaacagaaaaattaagtTGAAGGTACAGAGTAGGGTAACATTTCAATTAATGCCCTAAATTGCAGGATTTCAGGAATGAGATTAATGGAATATGCATCTTTCAGATACAagtccctcattcattcattcgtcaTAGATGTTAATACAATAAGCAAAGCACTCTCACTCACAGTGTTATATTTCAATTGGGCcaatacaatgaaaagaaagcacaagcaagaaaacaagcaaacaatttatatttccatcacATTGTATGTAACTGCAGCTGCCAAGGCTGAACATACCCATAACTTATGCCCTAGGAGGTACATACTTAGGTAAATTTCTAAcagatatatatatgcataagcTTCACCAGACATCATGTggcaacaaacaaaaaatcagaagcTACCCAAAGGCTCACTGATGGTGAAATGAAGACATAAATTGTGGCATATCCGATATAATAATTGTTGCAGCACCACTAGTAACAACATGGATTGATCTCAAAAATGTAATGTTGGACTAATGAAGCAAGTTGTTACAAAAGCGTGTATTTGTGTAAAATACGGATCCAGCAAGACTAACCCATGCTTTGGGAAGGTTAGTGGTTGACATAGTGCGTGGGAAGACTTCATGTGCTGGTGGTTTTCTGTTTCTAGATGTGGATACATGATATACTcggtgtttatttttaaaaagaattgatcAAGTTCAAATTTTTGtatgtttaaagatttttattacacttcaataaaaatgtttacatataaatatcaaattttctttatctatttataagatctttaaaatttattcagttgaattctttttttttcttttttaaaatgttggtggGAGTGTAGCAGTCTGAAGGACACTTCTGATAGCTTCAGGGACAACATGCACTCTGGCACCCACAAACACTGAGGGTTGTGGGAAAGTTCTCTTGTGTTGAGCGCCACCCTCTTTGTGTTGAGCCACTGATTTAATTGGCTTTTTAACCCCAGAGCAGGTCATCTTGAGCTAACAGAAGCTTCCACACTGAACCCAAGTCCCTAAACCTCTATTCAGTATGCAGTTACCCATCTGATTGGTATCCTCAGACCTCAGTTCTGTCCTCAGACTCCACTTTTAGAATTGCTGGTGGTTCCATCAGCAGTCCTAGATTTGGCTGGAATCCTAGTCCACAGGCCCCATTCTGCAGTCTGCAGATTCAGTTCTTTTCTCTGTCCCCAGTTCCACACTGGGCATTGCTGGTGGTACACACAGGCCTACTACAGGCCAGATCATGGCAACATCTCTTTGGTTTCTGCTGGTCTGTTAAATTTTAACCTGAGATAAAACTGTTAGATTGCATGCTGCCTATTACTCAGACTCCATGTAACAATAAATTTTTCATGGCATGGGTTAGGTTGACGCAAAGTCATCTGCCACCTCAAGAAAGTTCCTGTGCATTGATGTACACTGGAAAACATCACACAACACCCAACCTAGTGGTACAACTGCTTAGGTATTAGGTTGGCTTTGAAAGATTCAAAAGCTAAGGAAATGGGATTCTCAAATTTCAAAGAATTGAGTGTGTGACCTTCCAACACATCTGCTTTATTTATGTATAAGAACTCAATACCCTTTATTTGGATGTCATCTGTACCTTGTGCCTTGGATTAAACCTTTATTTACTTAAATTCTGAAGACATTTGGGCACATTGTACCACATTTCACCTTGGCTAATAGGCATCTACTTATTAGTCCCTCAATTGACCTACTCAATAAATAATGAcgtattttacattaaaaatctgATACCACGTACTTATGATTTCAGGTAAAGGGAAGTCAGATTATGACTAAAATTCTGAGACTATTACAATGGCTGCTTCACAGAGAGTGAacggtagggggaaaaaaaacacattaaagcAGAAAGACCTCTTTGGCTGTCTTTCATATGTTCTGAAGAAAGATGCTCCTCTTACAGCTTAGAGTTTCAGGAGTAAAGATGTTAAGATGTACTGTAACTTGACACATATTTTGAAGGCATGGGTAATAGAAGCTCATGATATGTTGAGTTTGAGGTGTGAAAGAAATAGGAGAGTCAAGAAGAACTTCTAGATATCAGGCCTAAACAATAAAGTAGATGGTGAATATCTTTGTTGAAATAGAGTGAAGCAGGGTTTGTGCATAGAATtgagatttctttttaagaatgttaAATTTCAAATGTCTATTGAGTATCTAAGtggaaatacaatataaaaagctGGATATTTTAATCGGTATATAATTTGGGTTACTAAGGCTTTAGGGGTCATTTCATGCAGATGAATGCAAAGACATGCTTATCCTCCTGctcaggtttagttgctcagtcatgtccagctctttgcaatcctttggattgtagctcgccaggctcctctgtccatgggatttttcaggcaagaatactgaagtgggttgccacttcttcctctAGAGGATTTTCTCGACCGAGACTGAATTCAcatcttctgtgtttcctgcattggcaggtggattctttgttcCTCAGCAGTTTCTCAGGGATTAGGTTAAAAGATATACCTAGAGAGGCATTGtatagagaagaaatgaaaactgcAGAACTTGGTCAGAGAAATTTCAATATACTGATGTCAGGCCATGGAATAGGTGGCAACGAATTATTAGAAAAGATGTGAAAGGGAGGAGCCCACCATCTGAAATACTGGGTGTAGTTTGACTAATGTGAAACAGAAAGTTGAACACCTGAGTAACCAAGTTCatagacacatttattctctctaGAGATATTTCCGTGGCATGATTGAGAACACCCAATAAAGTGTGTTTATAAACACCCTACAAACACCCTATCAGAAGAAAGGTGAAGTTATATCTTAAGAGTTATGTGGGGTTAAGGTAAGGTTTAACAATTCCTTTTGGTATGAATAATATTAATACCATTTGGGTTttgccagtcaatcctaaaggaaatcaactctaaatattcattgcaaggactgatgctgaagctgaagctccaa is drawn from Bos mutus isolate GX-2022 chromosome 7, NWIPB_WYAK_1.1, whole genome shotgun sequence and contains these coding sequences:
- the LOC102275519 gene encoding olfactory receptor 2T1 → MEEYNTSSTDLTFMGLFNRKETSGLLFAIISIIFFTALMANGVMIFLIHTDSHLHTPMYFLLSHLSFIDMMYISTIVPKMLVDYLLDQRTITFVGCTAQHFLYLTLVGAEFFLLGLMAYDRYVAICNPLRYPILMSRRVCWMIIAGSWFGGSLDGFLLTPITMSFPFCNSREINHFFCEAPAVLKLACADTALYETVMYVCCVLMLLIPFSVVIASYAQILTTVHRMSSVEGRKKAFATCSSHMTVVTLFYGAAMYTYMLPHSYHRPEQDKVFSVFYTILTPMLNPLIYSLRNKDVTGAMKRVLDRFKRTQRVSGDAF